One region of Anaeromyxobacter paludicola genomic DNA includes:
- a CDS encoding DUF4019 domain-containing protein, translating to MTHPPTRTALLALLAAVAGCATARRPASAAPAAAEAPPAAASAPGPAAPAATEAPRYAVEPAATLLVLASGRAFLLLGAAPIAGSQGEPELSLSYLAASDPAPPADPGAAARLASAAQALFEAFRSQAEADGHRAVTVSAVFGRTGAPGTVAHLRFTRQGARWEQGALEQLAAARLPPLPLEVERAAEAERAGAAAAEKFVDDVDHVEIDAAWAATSAVVKAVTSRATFENQLLDLVARRGVAKGRHPLFYRYVASARAPIPGSEMLVRFESQVEAGRVVEEVRLRLDDDQEWRVAGLGFGRT from the coding sequence ATGACCCACCCTCCGACCCGAACCGCGCTGCTCGCCCTCCTGGCCGCCGTGGCCGGCTGCGCCACCGCCCGGCGGCCGGCCTCCGCGGCCCCGGCCGCCGCCGAGGCCCCGCCCGCCGCCGCGAGCGCGCCAGGCCCGGCCGCCCCCGCCGCGACCGAGGCGCCCCGCTACGCGGTGGAGCCGGCGGCCACGCTGCTCGTGCTCGCGAGCGGCCGCGCCTTCCTCCTCCTCGGCGCCGCGCCGATCGCCGGCTCCCAGGGCGAGCCGGAGCTCTCGCTCAGCTACCTCGCCGCGAGCGACCCCGCGCCCCCCGCCGACCCCGGCGCCGCCGCTCGGCTCGCCTCCGCCGCCCAGGCGCTCTTCGAGGCCTTCCGCTCGCAGGCGGAGGCCGACGGGCACCGGGCCGTGACCGTGAGCGCGGTCTTCGGCCGGACCGGGGCGCCGGGGACGGTCGCGCACCTCCGCTTCACCCGCCAGGGCGCGCGGTGGGAGCAGGGCGCGCTCGAGCAGCTCGCCGCGGCCCGCCTGCCGCCCCTGCCGCTCGAGGTGGAGCGGGCCGCCGAGGCCGAGCGGGCCGGCGCGGCGGCGGCGGAGAAGTTCGTGGACGACGTGGACCACGTCGAGATCGACGCCGCCTGGGCCGCCACCTCGGCGGTCGTGAAGGCGGTCACGAGCCGCGCCACGTTCGAGAACCAGCTCCTCGATCTCGTGGCCCGGCGCGGCGTGGCCAAGGGGCGCCACCCGCTCTTCTACCGCTACGTCGCGAGCGCGCGGGCGCCCATCCCCGGGAGCGAGATGCTGGTGCGGTTCGAGAGCCAGGTGGAGGCGGGGCGCGTGGTCGAGGAGGTGCGCCTCCGGCTCGACGACGATCAGGAGTGGCGCGTGGCCGGGCTCGGGTTCGGCCGCACATGA
- a CDS encoding response regulator transcription factor, with protein MTGQDPESFRVLFVEDDERLASLTTRYLEGHGLQVTWVGDGRQGLVEALKGRHDVVILDVMLPGLSGIEICRELRARAAVPVIMLTALGEEADRVLGLETGADDYLPKPFSSRELLARLRGLVRRGRGALGPSRERLRVGELELSPRDYGATLRGRPLALTTSEFVLLRVLAERAGRVLTREQLLDLTKGSADEAFDRSIDAHISRLRQKLGDDPRHPRLLRTVRGAGYLLAADPEEPA; from the coding sequence GTGACCGGACAGGACCCCGAGAGCTTCCGCGTGCTCTTCGTCGAGGACGACGAGCGGCTCGCCTCACTCACCACCCGCTACCTCGAGGGGCACGGGCTGCAGGTGACCTGGGTCGGCGACGGCCGGCAGGGGCTCGTCGAGGCGCTCAAGGGGCGGCACGACGTGGTCATCCTCGACGTGATGCTGCCCGGCCTCTCCGGCATCGAGATCTGCCGCGAGCTGCGCGCCCGCGCCGCCGTGCCGGTGATCATGCTCACCGCGCTCGGCGAGGAGGCCGACCGCGTGCTCGGGCTCGAGACCGGCGCCGACGACTACCTCCCGAAGCCCTTCTCCTCGCGCGAGCTCCTGGCCCGGCTGCGCGGCCTGGTGCGGCGCGGCCGCGGCGCGCTCGGCCCCTCGCGGGAGCGGCTCCGGGTGGGCGAGCTCGAGCTCTCGCCGCGCGACTACGGGGCCACGCTCCGCGGCCGGCCGCTCGCGCTCACCACCTCCGAGTTCGTCCTCCTGCGCGTCCTCGCCGAGCGTGCCGGGCGCGTGCTCACCCGCGAGCAGCTCCTCGACCTCACCAAGGGGAGCGCCGACGAGGCCTTCGACCGCTCCATCGACGCCCACATCTCGCGGCTGCGGCAGAAGCTCGGGGACGACCCGCGCCACCCCCGCCTGCTCCGGACGGTGCGCGGCGCGGGTT
- the gspD gene encoding type II secretion system secretin GspD yields MRLPPLLLLLLAAAAPPPRPPVPAPSSARPGAAAAPPAPERDGSPAPGRSEAALTADGPDGARCRPMEGKFLLAFNKAEIVDVLEQASRWTCRNFAYTDEVARGRITLVSRTPVTAEEAWAAFLAALSANNLALYSSGRYEKLVRSADARKAPIPTVGEGGETPATEQPVTKLIRLRYADPDQLRGLLGNFTSPQGADVQVVSPDLLIVTDVGLNLRRIERLVEAVDRPGGGDLIRVVQVQYASAKDLADKVNQVFQQGGGSGASAKGGGRRALLGGVTASAPGAPAAAPAAGSEPAEVSVSKVLADDRTNKLIVIADDKSFQRILDLVKQLDLPAGGTGGIHVVFLKNASAEDLAQTLQALAQGSASARKAQGTAAPGAAQPGAAAPQPVPASAARAAAAELLSGEVKVTADKAQNALVVMASGSDFAVMTRLIDELDRPRRQVFVEAVIMEVNLNHENQFGVSMHGVSPYQTSSGTGYIPLGSETGRVSSLDTASLLSLGGFLTGVVAPVSSELKSIFPYSSAAILVQALQTSSDVNVLSTPHLLASDNEESEISVGQNVPFQSGYSAASTSSSTSTSSTLTSLLASSYAPIQRQNVELKLKLKPQISEGDMVRLDLEEQTEEIASKDATLGPTTSKRSVKTKIVVKDQSTVVIGGLIQERTLQSVHKVPVLGDVPLLGWLFRDTVTTKAKTNLLLFLTPYVIRDASDFRRILERKQKEREEFARQFQGEAPRYAVPVDWARKPGLLTRLRRDVAEEARKLENGGPGAPGEGVITPEGKAPREGAPAEPAPAPPAAQDAARRPAASRSVLSSSSEV; encoded by the coding sequence ATGAGGCTCCCGCCGCTGCTGCTGCTCCTCCTCGCCGCCGCCGCGCCGCCGCCCCGCCCGCCGGTCCCGGCGCCTTCGTCCGCGCGGCCGGGCGCCGCCGCCGCGCCGCCCGCGCCCGAGCGCGACGGGAGCCCCGCGCCCGGCCGCTCCGAGGCCGCCCTGACCGCGGACGGGCCTGACGGCGCGAGGTGCCGTCCGATGGAGGGCAAGTTCCTGCTCGCCTTCAACAAGGCCGAGATCGTGGACGTGCTCGAGCAGGCGAGCCGCTGGACCTGCCGGAACTTCGCATACACCGACGAGGTGGCGCGCGGGCGCATCACGCTCGTCTCGCGGACGCCGGTGACGGCCGAGGAGGCCTGGGCCGCCTTCCTGGCGGCGCTCTCGGCCAACAACCTCGCCCTCTACTCCTCCGGCCGCTACGAGAAGCTGGTCCGGAGCGCCGACGCCCGCAAGGCGCCCATCCCGACCGTGGGCGAGGGCGGCGAGACGCCCGCCACCGAGCAGCCGGTGACGAAGCTCATCCGGCTGCGCTACGCCGACCCCGACCAGCTCCGGGGGCTGCTCGGCAACTTCACCTCCCCGCAGGGCGCCGACGTCCAGGTGGTCTCCCCGGACCTGCTCATCGTCACCGACGTCGGGCTCAACCTGCGGCGCATCGAGCGGCTGGTGGAGGCGGTGGACCGGCCGGGCGGCGGCGACCTCATCCGCGTGGTCCAGGTGCAGTACGCCTCGGCGAAGGACCTCGCCGACAAGGTGAACCAGGTCTTCCAGCAGGGCGGCGGCTCCGGCGCGTCCGCGAAGGGCGGCGGGAGGCGCGCGCTGCTCGGCGGCGTGACCGCCTCGGCCCCGGGCGCTCCCGCGGCGGCGCCGGCGGCCGGGAGCGAGCCGGCCGAGGTCTCGGTCTCGAAGGTGCTCGCCGACGACCGGACCAACAAGCTCATCGTCATCGCCGACGACAAGAGCTTCCAGCGCATCCTCGACCTCGTGAAGCAGCTCGACCTGCCGGCGGGCGGCACGGGCGGGATCCACGTGGTGTTCCTCAAGAACGCCAGCGCCGAGGACCTGGCGCAGACGCTCCAGGCGCTGGCGCAGGGGTCCGCCTCGGCCCGCAAGGCGCAGGGGACCGCGGCGCCGGGGGCGGCGCAGCCCGGGGCGGCGGCCCCGCAGCCGGTCCCCGCGTCGGCGGCCCGCGCCGCCGCCGCCGAGCTCCTGAGCGGCGAGGTGAAGGTCACGGCCGACAAGGCGCAGAACGCCCTCGTCGTCATGGCGAGCGGCAGCGACTTCGCGGTGATGACCCGGCTCATCGACGAGCTCGATCGGCCGCGCCGGCAGGTGTTCGTCGAGGCGGTCATCATGGAGGTGAACCTCAACCACGAGAACCAGTTCGGCGTGTCGATGCACGGGGTGAGCCCGTACCAGACCTCGAGCGGCACCGGGTACATCCCGCTCGGCTCGGAGACCGGCCGGGTGAGCTCGCTCGACACCGCCAGCCTGCTCTCGCTGGGCGGCTTCCTCACCGGCGTGGTGGCGCCGGTCTCGTCGGAGCTGAAGAGCATCTTCCCGTACTCGAGCGCCGCCATCCTGGTGCAGGCGCTCCAGACCTCGTCCGACGTGAACGTGCTCTCGACGCCGCACCTGCTCGCCTCCGACAACGAGGAGTCGGAGATCTCGGTGGGCCAGAACGTGCCCTTCCAGTCCGGCTACTCGGCGGCCTCGACCTCCTCGAGCACCAGCACCAGCTCCACCCTCACCAGCCTGCTCGCGAGCAGCTACGCCCCCATCCAGCGGCAGAACGTGGAGCTGAAGCTCAAGCTCAAGCCGCAGATCAGCGAGGGCGACATGGTCCGGCTCGACCTCGAGGAGCAGACCGAGGAGATCGCCTCCAAGGACGCGACCCTGGGTCCCACCACCTCCAAGCGGAGCGTGAAGACCAAGATCGTGGTGAAGGACCAGTCCACGGTGGTCATCGGCGGGCTCATCCAGGAGCGCACGCTCCAGTCGGTGCACAAGGTGCCGGTGCTCGGCGACGTGCCGCTCCTCGGCTGGCTCTTCCGCGACACCGTCACCACCAAGGCGAAGACCAACCTGCTCCTCTTCCTCACGCCCTACGTCATCCGCGACGCCTCCGACTTCCGGCGCATCCTCGAGCGCAAGCAGAAGGAGCGGGAGGAGTTCGCGCGCCAGTTCCAGGGCGAGGCGCCGCGGTACGCCGTCCCGGTGGACTGGGCGCGCAAGCCCGGCCTGCTCACGCGGCTGCGGCG